ATCAGTCTGGAACGTGGCACAAACCTGCTGAGAGACACATTCTCCCCCCTCACACTCTGTGCTCTTCCCTGTTCCCCTTCGAGGACTTGGCAGAAGGCCAGAACAAACTTGACTTTTGTTGAGAGAGGGCTGAAGTTTGCTTCCCCTTGACTGTAAGAAAAATTACTGGGATTTACACAAGCACCTACAAACCAGGTGTTGTACCCAGGTCTCAGCAGCAAGTCTCACTGCACAGAGAGAGGAACCTCTAAGCCTTGTCATGGTTattttggcagagctgggctaGATTTCTCCACACAGGTGACAGGAAGTGGTGTGAGGATGTTGTGGAAGAGATTCCACAACAAGCTTCCAGCTTCCAGTGCCATTCCTCTACTATTTGTCTTCAGTTTTACTCTCCTGTGCACTTGTTGCCCAggtttcatagaatcacagaatggtttgggttgcaagggaccttaaagatcatccagttccaacccctgcATATGCAGGGACACGTTCTGCTATATCAGGCTGGTACTTTTCAGGCAGATGTCATTAGATACAGCTCCAAACACTGAGTGCCAAGGGTTGTCTATGCTAGGCTTTATGGTACAGCTCTAAGAGCTCAAAATCCAGGTAAATGGAACTTTTAATGCTTTACTCAGGGTTTCAAatgtttttgttctgctttagACAATGAGGTCTCTAAATGGGAGCATCTCAGGATGCTGCCACAGGACCTACTTGGGAGGATGCACTCACTTTTCCCTGTTCAGCTGTGGGAGAGCAGATCTTAAACATCCTAACAAGCAAAGCCTCCTGCTCATAAATAAGCCATAAACAATTCAAGGAGTCTCCCTATGAGTGTCCTGCAGGGAGAAGGAAGCAAGAACCCATGAAAGCCTTAGAGATCCAAAAATAACACTCACAGCCTAGACTTGTATGGAGCAGGTGATCCGAAGAGCCTGCCCTTTCTCCTTGGGGCTTTGCCCTGCCTCCTGGTACAGGCATTTCTGCAAATGCACTGGGGGAGGGGAGATGGATCATTAACCAGCACAGATGTACACCAGAGGAGCCTCCTGATACACTCTGTGCTTTCCCAGAGATAAAAGCTATCGGGGGAAGGCAATCACAGAGCACAGAGTCCTCGGCTACCACCAACTGCTGAAGCAAGACACAGATATGGACCACAGTGGTGACTCCCATGGGCTTCTGCCAGTCCCCCACTGCAGGGAGGGGAGCTCACCTCCTGGGATGGCTCTGCCCACAGCCCAAACCTGTCAGCAATCATCTGATGGATTTCCCGCTGGCGATCTTTCTTCCTCACGCTCTCGTAGCTGGGCAGGCGGGGCTGCTCCCAGGACGGGAGCTGGTACGTGCTGGGAGGTCCGACACAGAAGAGCTCGTCTCCCTAGAAATGCCCATCCCCAGAAAAGGGTCAGTGTGATGGTGGCTCTCATCACTAGAATTTCATGTCTTGATGCAACCTTGAGTTAATACAAGGTTCAAAGCTGTAGGTAGTTGTAGGCTCCTCTGAACACCCAGAGAGGATATCCGTCCTCCCAGGAGCCAATTACGCCGTGACCAGGCAGGATCCCAAGCCCCCAGGATCTACCACTGGCACTTCATGCCCAAACACCTCAAGGCACTGTGGTGTCCCCTGCAATATTCCTTCCCTCCACATGATACCCACCCCCAGGGTTTTTACATGCTGGCAGCACTTCCCAAAGTTGTAGGATAGCACCAGAAGATGCTTCCCAGCACCTTTTGCCCCAGACCAACGCCATAACTAGAGTCTTCTTCCAAGCTCTTGAGTACCTTTGCCATCATTCCCACCCAGCTCCCAGGAGGGGCCCTGCCATCACCTGCATGCCCGGGTTCTCAGCAGTGCTCTCCAGCCGTGAGGTTCCACGCTGGGGTCCCaccagctgctggctgctgctgaagtAGGGCGGGGGGCGGTCCTGGAACGAGGAGGAGATGAGCAAAGCCAAAATCCCTCACATCCTTCCCAGGAGACAGCAGAGCTCAACCAGCTCTCATGGGACAGCAGGACCCTGGCAAAGGAACAGCTTCTCCCTCTGCCCAtgtggctcctgcagctctcactgctagcagcagcccctgcctgttCAATGACACCAACAGACCTGGGACATTCTCCCTGGCAGCGCAGGGtctgctccaagggctggagcctgctgcagcagagcacagccagaggGACAGTCTCAGCTCTAGGGCAGAGTTTCACTGAAAATCAGCAGAACCATCTCTTTTCGGGggacaacaaaaaacaacccaactgTTCCACTGGTGTAGGTAAGAGCTCTATCACATGCTCAGGGTTACTGAATTTGTAAGCTCTTATCTACAGAGGTTGTGGTTTCAGGATAATGCAGCAAGCAAATCTGCAGGGCAATAGCTGTGCTGTTCCCAAGCTGTCTTGCTCCAGTTAAAGTGGATTCCCTGTCAAGGTGTTGAGTAACAGTGAGCAGAAATCCTGTTCACAGAGAACAGCCCCTCAAGGCAGAGCCAAGACTTGAGCCATGGCTG
This window of the Poecile atricapillus isolate bPoeAtr1 chromosome 17, bPoeAtr1.hap1, whole genome shotgun sequence genome carries:
- the LOC131585820 gene encoding uncharacterized protein LOC131585820 isoform X2, whose product is MAQPAEASGHTATASASMDNNVLAIVIAATVSTSVFIVAILILLLLLYHRDPMCCQFLCSCRLFQTPSQYDRPPPYFSSSQQLVGPQRGTSRLESTAENPGMQGDELFCVGPPSTYQLPSWEQPRLPSYESVRKKDRQREIHQMIADRFGLWAEPSQECICRNACTRRQGKAPRRKGRLFGSPAPYKSRLCHLLMSML